TAAGCAACATTCCTTACAGTATTTGGGCATATAGTCATATTGCACTTTAATCCACTAAAATGTTATAACCCCTGTCACATCATCTTCTTTCATTATTATAACCCTTTGTGGCAACTTCGCAGTCAAATCTACCTCTATTTTGACTTTAGCATAACTAGGTCTCGTCTGATTCCTTGTTTCCATATCTACCATTAGTGGCTTACCTATTGCTGCagctagggctgtacagggaaaaccgataaaccgcaccaaaccgacaaatcgaatcaaaccggaaaaaaaacccgactagtggtttggtttgacttggtttggtgtttgaaaaaaacccgaccattatagggttggtttggttttaactaaaaaaagtcaaaccgaacccaaaccaacccgattatagatatactacttttaaattatgttatacataaaaatatttattaaaatgtaatttataaatatttttttaatttttttcataatttggttttttttcttacatttagatttggacttgagaagctcatctaaataatatacaaaaaaagcccatcttataaagttatattataaagttaaaacttcaaacagtgttctgcctccatcttttatgttgatattttgtattagaactctttttaagaagcactgctctgtgctttttattagatattatgaaaaatacgagaaactcgaaaaaacccgaaaaaccaaaaaaaaatcgaaaaacccgagaaaaattgatatcgaaaaacccgacttttattggtttggtttggtttatagattttataacccgacacaaatagtttggtttggtttgtaaaaaaatccgaaccaacctggtccatgtacacccctagctGCAGCTATAGAGAAAATTGCCTCCTTCGCAAAAAAGTTAGGTGGAAGATATGGAAAGAATATTCATGCTACTCCTATCGTTGTTTCAATATTTGGTTCAAACCAAGGGTCCTATTTTAGTGTTCTCATATGTCAACAATTCTCTCTCGCTTTCACATAGAAAGCTGATGTTGAAAGAAGATGCACATAGTCCTCAAAACTTGTGAGTTTGATTAAGATATGTCTTGTGTCCAAAACGCCTATCGTGCTCTCACTTTTAATTCCACATTCACTCGATATTGTTTGCCTGAACTCCATTATATCAGGTTTACCATACGAGAATTTGCCAATAATGGTGAATTGTAGGTTTTCCTAAATGATAAGAGATCTGACTTCCGATGCTTTCCAAGTGATATTCGGTTCTCCATGAATCATTACTATGATCTTGGGGGGAACACTAATCTATGGTGTGGTGgtcaattttaatttaagaaTATTGACAAACTGGGCATTATTTGGTTCTTTAGACTTAGTATTTTGTGAATCTGGATTGCTTTTCAGAGGTAAGGGTGGAAACTCCTCCGGTGGGGTAGTACCACCAGCGATGGCTGCGGCCCTGACGTCCTAATCAGTAAGGCTAAATAGCTTACAACTCCTCAAACTAAAACCCAGCAAATAAATAGAACAAAGAAATATTGCAGGATAACAGATATCATAAAAGTAGCAACAAagaaaatataccaaaatatgttGTCTTAATCTTGTGGTGGTGTGACAAGCTCTGCTGGCGCAGCTTTCTCTGTGTCATGCCGAAAACTTTTATGCCACTAGATCTGATGAATGTGGTTGATCTTGATCTCTAATCAGCAAGCTTAAATGATGAACCGCCGAGAAGACTACACAGATGAGTTGTTGTTGGATATGGTAGATCTAAGTTAAATCTACCAAATCTAACTTAAACTTAACTTTCTACTATTGAAGACTCGCCGGTGCCAGCCACACACGCCGTCGTATTCAGCACCTTGGTTTTCGTCTCTAACTCTTTTGTTTTTGGCTCTGCTGTTAACACTATTAACTTGATGAATCGTAGTATGAAGGAGGAGCCATTGGCTTTGGTGAAAGCGGATCTATTTTTCGAAAATGGCACAGATAGTGTTAAGAAAGGTGTTGACGGTGGCAACCGTCGGTGGATAGTAAGGCCACAGTTGTCGTTGGCTGGGCCATTGTGAGTGAATTTAAGAAATGTTGAGCTAATTTGATATCTGAGACTTGAAAATAGGGAAAAGGCATAAGTTTACCCTGAACTTGTCCCGAGAAGTCAGTTATACGCTTAAACTATCATGGCGATCTATTACATACATATTCTTGTTGAAAGTGTAATTAATACCACCCCAGAattgatataaaaataaaattaaatataaaagaaaaatagacgCGTTTGAGTCAAAACTAaagtcaaaatatattttaaatataccCCCACCCCctctgtttcttcttcttcatgctGTCCTTCTCTTATTCTCCTTCACACTTCTTCtcctccatttttttcttttcacaatTCTATAATCTCTCACTTAATTTGATCACTACCTGATAAATTCCCCAttgattttgatgaatttcatgatCTGAATTAACTTTCCAACCTTTTATCCATCCGTCAAAACTCAATCGAAAAAATCATTCCTGCATATTTCTCTGAACCAAATAATCAATTTATGGTTTTTGATAAGCTTTTAACTCTCGAAGATCAATTACATGGTATTTTTCTTCAACTTTAGGGAAAAACAACAATCGAAAAGGCATTAATATTTGTTGATATAGAATTAACTGTTGAATTAGTTGCTAGAGTGGTAAAAAGGAGAATTTATATGCTACTTCAATGGCTTCAATTGGGTTAACAAAGAAGACTAAATTGGATAAAGTTATTGATTGGCTTTGCTAATTTATGTATCAATAATGAAGGAAGAAGAGAATGATATGTGGGTGGTTTTCTTGAAAACAAAAATGAAGTTATTCAGGTGAGAAAGATGAGAGAAAATAAAGGCAGAAATGGAGTTATTCAAGTGAGGAAGAGAGAAGATAGAGGCAAAAATGGTTgggaaaaaagtaaaaaaaatattaaacaaaaTAACACATGTAGGCTTGGACAGATGTGGCAGGCGCATGTATACCACGCTATATTGTGTGATTGGTTTTGTATGTGTGAAGGTGGTATTAATTATACTTTCAACAAGAAAAGGTGTATAATAAATCGTCATGATAATTTAAACATGTAACTAACTTTTCGAAATAAGTTCAAGGGTaaatttatgtcttttcccGTTGAAAATACGACAATACATATGAAAGAGTAGCAAAAAAATATAGGTTTAAATATTTCTTCTTTGCCCACGGTATTTTAAAAAGTACTTTTTCCATCCCTTTATTTTAGATTCCTCCATAAGAACTAACTATATAAACAATAAGGGtgactaaaaatattttagaaaattctgCCTCTTTGGTGAATATTCCAATACATGTGAAGCTACAAAAGGCCATTGCAAGAGATTACCTACTTTTCACTTGCACACAATTACTACTTCATAACGTAACAAAATTGAACACAAATAAGGATCTCTCTTAGCCTCGGATCGTCCGCAGTTGTATTTaggtttcttcttctttttgggtAATTTGGatcctttttcatttattttcttgTGAATTAATGGAAGAGAATTCGatgaattttatatatttataatactaaATTTTGTGTCTTGGGTAAGTTAAAATGATGCGTGAATGTTATTCTggaatttaaaagtatttaGCATTTCCACTTTGTTCATGTTTTACATTGTGGTATGGGGAACAAGTATTTCGTCTGAATGAGTTTCTTTTTGTTTAATTGCCTATTCTCGATTTGATGGGAGAAGCCTTTGTTATATCTGCATAAAGAAAAAAACCATTTCTAGTAAAGATGAAGGATTGAattgttttatctatttttCTAGATGAGTTTGGTGGTCCAGGATCAACATATAAAGAATCTAATTTTAGATTCAGAAAAAGATCTTGCCTATTTTGTTTCAACTTTCTAGTCATTTAAATGACAGTAATGCACAACTACTTGTAATTTGGGAATCATTATCTTATCTATATCCAAGTTTCCCTTATCCCGTTCGAGTTAATAATATTGATATGTTCCTAGTTCTGAGGCTCTATTGTTTACTTTATCATTTTCAGAGCATCACTGAAAGCAATATATTTGGGATGCACAAAGATGGGGTTGAGCAACAACTCTTGGCTCTTAGATGCCTCTGCTTTTCCATCTGCATTGGGATTATTCTGTTTTCTACACGATGATTTCAAATTTGCAGCTCATAGAGCATTTAAGTTCTCATGCCAAATGCACAATGAAGCAACAGTGATTAAGAATCTTGTCGTGCTGAAGCATGGCCTTGTTGCAGATGGTTGAACACTGAAACAAGGCCTCCTATCCGTAAAAAGAGAATCATTACATCAACAGGAGtattattaatagtataaaGTAGGGTGGTTGGttgaaaatagagaagaaagaaaatgtattgatgcaaaaatatGAATTGGGGAGACTATTAGGTCAAGGCAACTTTGGTAAGGTTTATAATGGAAGGAATCTAAAAGGCGGACATAGTGTAGCCATTAAGATAATTGATAAAGAGAAGGTTCAGAAGGCTGGACTGATTGAACAAACCAAACGAGAGATATATGTTATGGCACTGGTCAAACACCCACATGTTGTGCAGCTATATGAGGTCATGGCAACTAAGACTAAGATTTACTTTGTGATCGAACATGCCAAAGGTGGCGAGCTTTTCAACAAGCTTACAAAGGGGAGGCTCAAGGAAGATGTTGCTAGAAAATTCTTTCAACAACTAATCAGTGCCGTTGTCTTTTGCCACAGCCGAAATGTTTATCACCGTGATCTCAAATCGGAAAATATCTTGTTGGATGAGAATGGAAACATAAAGCTCTCAGATTTGAGATTGAGTGCATTGGCCGAGTCTAAGCAGCAAGATGGGTTACTCCACACAACTTGTGGTACACCAGCATATGTTGCTCCTGAGGTGATTGGTAGAAAAGGTTATGATGGTGCCCAAGCTGACAGCTGGTCTTGTGGGGTGATCTTATTTGTCTTGTTGTCTAGTTATCATCCATTCCATGACTCAAATCTTATGAATATGTATAAGAAGATAAGCAGAGCGCAGTACAAATGCCCTAATTGGTTCCCACTAGAAGTGCGTAAACTTTTCTCTAGGATCCTCGACCCAAACCCTTATACAAGGATTTCAATAGCCAAAATTAAGGAAAGCTCCTGGTTTAAGAAAGGATCCGAATCCAGACATGTGGGAACAAAACAAGTAGTGAAACAAAATGTTGTTCCAGATTGCGATGCTATTTCCCGTTCAAATTTGGAGAATAGTACCTCTTTCTCCGACACCAAGCTAGAGTTGAAAAAACCTGCAAACGTTAATGCATTTGATATCATCTCTTTCTCAAGAGGGTTTGACTTGTCTGGTTTATTCACAAGAAATGATCAAAAGGAGGAGCTGCAATTCACATCAGTGAAGCCTGCCCCAGTCATCTTATCCAAGCTTGAGAAAGTTGGCAGAAATCTGAACCTAGAAATAAAGAAGACAGAGGGTGGATTTTTTAGATTAGAGGGattaaataagagaaaatatgTAACTTTGTGCATTGATGTGCATATATTTGAAATTACTGAATCCTATTACTTGATTGAGCTGAGAAGGTCAAGTGGTGATGCGattgagtaccaaaacatgTTGAAGCAAACTATCTAACTAGCTCTTGAGGAAATTGTTTGGGCTTGGCAAGGTGTCCAATCTCATCATTAGTAAGTAGAATCTCTAAAATGAAGCTTCTGATTTCCATATGCTCACTCTATCTGCTGATCAGACTTTGTATTAGTATTTAAAGTTATTCTGTTTGTTTGTTGTGCTAGttataattttcattttaaCTATGTTTCAGCACCTGTGGTACGAGCTCTTTGACTGTAACTTTGacattataaatataatttatcatagaaATGACCTTGACTTGTTGGCTATCTTGCttgagaaaaatagagaaaacctaaataatattgtatatttatttctGAATTTATAAAAAAGGAATATATGAATCCATTTTACTGTGCATTCAATTTGGTTACTTTCTCCCCTCTCTTGTCTCAATCCATCTTGTTTTGGACCTGACACTCTCTATGTACTTTATTGAAAATTTAGGTTAAATAGTGTGTGCTCTAACTGTTCGAGTTTTTACTCTACATATATACAAGTGCAAAGTTCATTATTTATTAACTAATGCTAAATAAGTAATGCAATTAAACCTCTAGATCTAGCCTCTGAGATGACATAAATGATATTTCTGGGCCTCTTCaatcaaataaagaaagagaTTTCAAATGTAGCACTGTTCAAGTGTGCTCTGAAGTGTAGGATTTCAAATGGAGCAACCTTGAATATTGGGAAAATCTTTCAGAGTAAAGTACTTCAGGTTCCTGTTTGATGTTATCAGAAAAGAAAGGGGTGGTTATTGCTGTTCATAGAAGAATGTAAAGCGAGggacaaaagaaagatggaaatTGATGGAGAAATGGAATTAAGACTGATTCAGTGGGAGAAAGCAAGTTTAAGGGAATCCGTCTTTTTACTTTACATATCGCACCTTACAGAATAAGTTTAGAAGTTGAAACAAAGTTTTATGATTGCCGTTTGcctcatttcttcttctttttttcctcatTAGGAACCAAAGACAACTATACCTCTATGTCTTTACCACTAAGGCGCTGGCCACCTTTCCGATTCTAAGGGCCGGAATGCATGTTTCTACATACCAATCTGTTTAGGGGAAAATTGGGGTTTTGCTCTTAAAAATTTGTTTGACATGTTCGTACAACTCTAAGTCAATCTGCCCCCATTCCTtggaagaagaacaaaaagGCTGATGAAACTGTGACAAGCCTTGTTGTGCATGTTTCATAATGTGAGCTCAAAAAGTTGGAAGTGGCATCAAGGTAAAAGTAGCACATTCCTCATTTTTACTGGTGACAGATGTTAAAccctaattattattttttatgacatTTTATCCTTATAGGAGTATCACCGAAAGCATGAGTAATGTACATTTATTGGAAGGACCAAAATTGATTAGTTCAGTCAGATCATGTTTTATTGTTAAAGAAAGCATTTTGATAGTAGCTTATTATCTATCAATTGATGTTACAATGTTGTCAATTGTCATTGCTACTTTAGATACTTCATGCGCTTCTTCTTCAAAAGTTTGCAACCTCAATAGATGATCTGTTACCATGCTGATAATGGAGCTCAAATAGTTCAGATCTTTGATTCATGGGCCACTAAGCTAAGCCCAGTCGACTTTGAAGAGTTTGGTATGCCTTATTTAAAACAGATAGTGGATTCAGTGAAACTAACCCATCCTGATCTCCCTCTGGTTCTTTATGCAAGCGGAATAGCGGATTTGGTAGCTTGCTTGAGAGACTACCCTTGACAGGTATTGATGTAGTAAGCTAGGATTGGACAGTTGATATGGCTGATGGAAGGAGACGACTTGGTCCTAATGTGTTTGTACAAGGTAATGTGGATCCTGGAATCCTTTTTGGCTCAAAGGAATTTATCACCAATCAAATAAATGATACTGTCAAGAAAGTTGGTAAAGGGAAACATATTTTGAACTTTGGACATGGCATCAAAGTAGGTACAGCTGATGTGTGATATTGAAAGTTGTGTGATACTTCAACTTCAACAATTTTacacatttatttttttagtaacTGAGCTTAAACATTGAAAGAAGTTAGTTGGTTCAACATATTGAAAGTTGTGATACTTCAACTTTACCTTCCTTGCGTTACAATGGGAAATCTGATTTCTTTATCTTTTGGTGGTTGTTGTTTCTTTAACCTTTCTTCTCTGTTATTCACTGATTTGTTTTCCATCTGCCACGCATTCCTTTAGGATGGAGATGAAATAGTTAAATATCATTAGTGTTGTCTTCTATAAAACGAGTATGCTAAGTATTGGCCAATGgccattaaaatatttttcatattttcaataATGGAGCTGGTAGGTGTTTCTGGAGTACCAGACAGGTGGTGGGCTTATAAAACTGATGGTACGAATTtgtacttgttaaatttcttggtagataaaaaaatatttttttaactttggtGACCATAATCAAATAATGGACAAACAAGAGTGCGAAGATGAACAATCTGTCAATGAGTCTTGACCAATACCAGACCctacttcttttaactatgtTTCCctttttgtgtgtttttttttttttcttttaaatctcTATTCATTTGGCGTGAATAGAAAATGACCCCTCTTACCAAATCTCCACCAACCCATGCCCACACCAATAAGAAAATACAGTGGAGTAAAGCAAATTATTTGTATTCAATGTGTCTGTATGTCATGTAAAATCAGGGCCAATAGACAAATTTGGATAATGACAC
This Solanum dulcamara chromosome 8, daSolDulc1.2, whole genome shotgun sequence DNA region includes the following protein-coding sequences:
- the LOC129899698 gene encoding CBL-interacting protein kinase 18-like → MQKYELGRLLGQGNFGKVYNGRNLKGGHSVAIKIIDKEKVQKAGLIEQTKREIYVMALVKHPHVVQLYEVMATKTKIYFVIEHAKGGELFNKLTKGRLKEDVARKFFQQLISAVVFCHSRNVYHRDLKSENILLDENGNIKLSDLRLSALAESKQQDGLLHTTCGTPAYVAPEVIGRKGYDGAQADSWSCGVILFVLLSSYHPFHDSNLMNMYKKISRAQYKCPNWFPLEVRKLFSRILDPNPYTRISIAKIKESSWFKKGSESRHVGTKQVVKQNVVPDCDAISRSNLENSTSFSDTKLELKKPANVNAFDIISFSRGFDLSGLFTRNDQKEELQFTSVKPAPVILSKLEKVGRNLNLEIKKTEGGFFRLEGLNKRKYVTLCIDVHIFEITESYYLIELRRSSGDAIEYQNMLKQTI